From the genome of Mastacembelus armatus chromosome 12, fMasArm1.2, whole genome shotgun sequence:
TTCAATTTTACTCGGTCAGTGAGAAAGCATACACCATTAATCAGAATGAATATATTGTGCAggttttgtgttgctgttgtcagTACAAGAAGAAATTAAATTTGACTCCAAGCTTTGCCGTATTTGCTCACTGAAATCTTTTATGACAGGCTCAAGAGGCGAGAGATGCACCTCACAACAGATTTGGAACTAGAAAGCATATTTCAGGCTGAATTGGAGTGTCTTCTTGCGAATAAGTCTGACTCCCAAGATCAAAGAGACGAAAATGGGGATATGAGCTTCACAGGTTTGTGAGACCTGACAACTCTAAGATGACTACAACACACATAAAACCCTTGGGTTTTAACCTatgttttgtctcatctcattttACTAGACCCTTTGGAAGGAGAAGATCAGGACTTATTGCAGGTTTCCATCCAGGAGATTCTTAAAGCATCCATCATGGCTGGAGTGAATGTTATGTCTTCACCCTTGTCTTCTTTGTTGGACACAGCCAAAGACTTGTGTTCTTGCCTGCCTGCATTAGTGCCCAGTGGACTGTATTTGCCTTCCCCACCTCTCTATTGCCCTCAGCCTTCACCCAATACACAGGTACATGAAATGTTTACCACCACTACTGGTCAAAAATTTGAACCCACTTTTAATTTGTATGTCTATCATTCTTAGGATCCAATAGGGATGCTTGGGCAGTTTGCAGAAGTTGCATCACGTCACAAAGTGTCTGGGGTTCTCCAAAGATTACTTTTACTTCTGAGATCTGCTTGTTGTTGCCAACCTGCTGCCCAGTGGTACATTAGCCAGCTGCGCCGTGCCAGACACCTGTTACACAAGGTACTTTGCAGGGATGAAGCATTTCTATGTGGTTTAATAAGAGCATTATAGAGGTCCCTGAGTGTGGCTAACATGAATTACATCTTAAGGAAGGAGTCAGCTACATTCTTCCTAAGACAAGTTATGTTTTCTTGTTGTACAATTGTAATAATCacattttcaaatcaaaaaGTGTTTGTTCCCATGGGGTTAAAAAGTTGGTGATTACATTTTTCTATGTAGTACCATTCCACCTTAAAGAGTGTGAATATCTGATGTTTTCAGATCAAGAAGAAGTATTCCTATCCATctgctgatgaagaagaaaaggcTTTCCCAGAAGGTTTGATGAAATATGTTTCCCGTAGTGGATTTTTCAGATGGGGGCCCAATAAAGATGGCCACTTGGACCCTGATACCATTCAGACTATTAGTAAGATGCCACTCATATTGAATTCTGGATATCATAATATCGATTTACTATCAGATAGTATCCACTGACTATAATTCTGTTACAAGTCTGCTTCAGGGAGCTGTGTGGTTTATGCTGGATGCTGCATGTCCGGGATCAACTCTCCATTTCCTGCAGAAAGTATCAGGCTGCCAGACAGCATGGTAGAGATGAGCAGGTATTACACTTGTATTTGATTGTGTGATATGTTTAGGGGAAAATAGTATCATCCACTGATGccctgtgtgtatttgtgtaccTTAGATCCCTGATGATTCAGAAGTGAGATCTACATGTGTTGATGCTCTCCATTGGGCCTGTCgttttctgcctttctctcgGTTTCTCAATGCTGAAGAAATCCTCCAGGACATACTGCTCAGCCTTATGTCTGAATTACCTCCTGTGTCTCTGGTGAAGTGACTTTTTCTTGCCTTTTCGTACATATTTCAGAACGAGTTTATCACCGTAAAACAGACTGACCTTGAGTAAGTACATTTTTCATCCTTGCCCGTTTATCTTAGGTGGCAGATACGCTTGTACGAGCCTTCCCAGAGGAGGAAGAGTCTGTCAGAGTCCCACTCAGAGAAAAGTACAACTCAATGCTGCAGAGACTGGGGCAATCCACTGTCGTTGGTATAAATACATCTGTTCATGTGCAAGTTACTTTAAAATGCTATACAGAACTTAAaggtatatatatttttgggtaagttttcttattttaactTTCCCAAAGGCTCATTTTATTAATCCttcatttttaccttttaaCTAAAGGTCTCTGGAGAATAGATCAACAAGCCGTTTGTGACTGTcacagagttgttttttttttttttgattgggTCATAACACTGGTCTTTGTACCTGTCTTTTTACTGTGGCTAAATAATCATATGATATATTAttatcttattttgtgttatatatattattatatcgAAAGGATTGCACATTATTGCACCTACCTGGGGAATGAcctgcccaaggagctcagatATACCAAATCACTATCTTTTAAATGAcctaaaagtatttttttagttAGGCTTTGAAAACTTTAAGTTTGTGACATCTTTTTAagttttagaatatttttgttatatattCTGTAAAGTACTTCTTAAACATATGtggtatatttttaatatttctgtgttATTCTGTCTGTTCTCCAGACGGGGAAAAAGAGGAGGTGAATGAGGTGATGATGATTCTGATTCAAGACAGATGCCGACAGAGGAGAAAGCATCTTGGTCGCTTACAGAGGCACCTATCCCCCCTTGAGCTCCATCTgtgggagaaagaggaggaagaggaggacaggggGAGCAAACACGGGATGGCCACTTTAGGGCAATTCTCTCTGGGTACAAGTCTAAGCACCAGCACTTTGACCGACTGCGGGTTCCCTTCAGTATGCAGTGATGGAgatgcagcagagaaaacatatgaGACTCTCTCCCCTGAACAGAACTGCAAACCAAAGACCAGGTAGCCAGCATGATATAGTAGCACTACCCTTATTCTGGGGTATCATATATTTATGTTGCCATTTAttctttgctctgtttttttttaggggaAAAAACCCTGAAAAAGTAGAGGtcaaaaaacatgcaaagaagACTGCTGTTAAGACTAAAAACATCATTGAGGAGGAGACTCATCCAGATGGTGCCAAGGGGAATGAACAGTCCTCACTACCTGTGGTTGGGACCTGGGAGTTTGAGCTTGAAGATGAAGAGTACCTAAATTTCCTAGAGCTTTTCCTCAGCTATGTGCTGGAGAAGGATGGTGCTGATGGAGGGGAGGCAGGCAGTGAGCTTCCATTGTTAAAAGGCTTTTCCTCCCAGCTGAAGGAAAGAGAGTTGCACTCTCTGACTTTTGATGTGCTTACAACTATTCATCGCCGTCAAAGAGAGGGACACCATTCAGGGAGAAAACACTGGAGCAATGACCCTCCAGTGTTCAGGGCTGGGTGCTGCTACAAGCCAATTAAACAAGGTACAAGAAATGAGCCGCAAACCTCCTTCATCTGGAGTGAAGCCGCTTTTTCCAGAACTAGCCTTCCTGTCAGCTCTTTTCCTGGGCTGAGAACAGGCAGCCAGAAAGGTTTGTTTGGCCCCCGACAGCAAAGCAGTGCTCCTTCAGCTCAAAGAATGAAGAAAGGCCTCTCTGGTTCTGAAACTAGCCCTATTCAAAGTTCTTTTGCCATGCCTCAGCCATCAGAGAACTTGATATTCAACTCCTCAACTTCTGTGAAAGCTGTGATTGGACTGCAGCAGGACCTGGACCCTAAACTAGAAGCTCAGTTTCCAGAACTGGGCAGGCTGCTGGAGTGGATGGTACGGTGGGCTGACAAGAGGGTGCTACTGGGACATcatggcaaaaagaaaaaggagaggggaggaggagttggaggaACAGCTGAAGAAGGAGTAGTGATTCGTGTCAGGGCCTCAGCGCCTGCTATCCTAATTTCCCTCAGTTTACTGGAGCCCAGGTACACTACTCTACTTGGGACTGAACACTGTGGTGATCACATCCAAGTTCCTGAGACACAGTGGACTGTAGCCCCTGTGCTGCAACCTGAGGTGGACAGgaagctggagagagagagcagtgtTGATACAGGCTACCCTGGGTCAGCCAACACTCCCATCACTGGTCTTGATCACAATCTACAGCAAGGAGAGTCGTCCATGTGAGTGCcaaaagtttttatttacaaaggCTTGTTATTGGGGTAGATGGaaactcccacacacacaaaagtcaTGTAACTTGGTCTTTGATGGAACAATTCAGTgtattgaatattttttgtgATCAGTGAATATCAACTACCTGATAGTTAAATAGATATTTTACAgctaatattttaattttaatctttGCTCAAGAAAATGTTGACtaatcaattttatttatattttattttgtttccctGCAGTGGGTCTCATACAGATGAACCAGAGGAACTAACATTTCAAAGGACACCTCTCCCTAATGACCAGGATCAACTGATTTCTAACATTGAGATGAAACAGTCAAGTTTACAACATCCATCTCTTGATGATTTAGATGTTACACCTGAAAAAGAAGGTTTGGTTTGGTTATTGTTCTATATCTAAATCAAATTTAACCTATAAAGTGTACCTTTAGAGAATTTATGTAATTGATATTTTTAGGCAAAAGTAGTGACAGTGAGGGATTGGAAATCTCATCATCTGTTTCCCATGGAAACATCAGCGGGTTTGAAACCGTGAGTGTAGCTGCTTAATATTCCCAGTCTTCATATGTCACCAAGGTtatcaaaacacaaataacttttttttttgtccttttatggttttgtcatttttttttcctttccagaGTTTAAAGCTTGCAGATCTAGACTTATCAGAAAATGCTGAAGACCTGACCAGTTCCATCTCTCTGTaagttttgaatttaaaattattttaaatgattaattattatttgCTTACCAAGAAGATGCATGATGGAACAATAAAACTGGAATTGACATTTGCTGTTTGGTTGTTTTAGCCACAGTCATTATACAAACCAACAAGCCCACCCACACCCAGAGCCCCAAGCTTTTTCTTCTGTCCAGCCTGAGGCTTCAGTTCATGCTGCGCTTTCTCATTCATCTGAAGTGCTGCTCCCCAACCCACCAGTGGAGCCTCCAAGCTTTCATTCACAAGACTCCACAGCTGGTGTAGCCACTGCTGTTCCAACACCCCCTAGTCAGCCATTACTGAGTGAGGCTCCACCAATGAGAGAGCGTCTGGGTGAAGATTTATTCAGATTGGTCAAGGTAAGAACATTCTcatgtaaatgaaatgtttggacTTGACTCTTAAGATCGACTCGTACCTCaaggtgtttttgtgttgttgcagcACATCAACTACATGAGCCTGATGGAGGTTTTGGGAGCTTCATTTTCCAACCTGCAACTTGCTCAGCAGAGCTCTTCTTTGGTCCAGTCTAACATGAACACCTCACAACCTAATGTGCCATTGTCTCATACTACCAATTTTATTCCTCAACCTGTGAGAGCTCAGACACAGGCATATGTGCCAAATTCAACATCCAGCAATCCTCAGTTCAGTCAGACTCCTGCATATATGATTGCAGGCCAGAACTCTAAGAAAACCTGTTCAGCAAGTGGTGAAAGTGCAAATTATCAGGTATTGGCCAAAATGCTCTGTTAAGTTGCAacatagtgtctgtgtgtaaaaacaATACTTACACAGTGAAACCACACTAAatacagtttcttttttcttcagaaaatgCAGCCACTCTCCGTCCAGGCAGTGTCACCAGAAACCCAGTTTAAAGAGAGCAAGAGGTTAATTTCATCCTCCCAGGGGCTCCTGGCCACCAGTGACATTACTCATGCTATACCCAATACCCCTGAGGTAGTACATTGTAATGGTAGCATACAAAACGACCCTGTTCCCCAGGTCTTAGGCTTGAAGTTACTTCACCTCCATCATTCTCAAATGCCACAGCAGACTGCTTTACACTATCCCCAGGCCCAAGGGCACCAAACACTGCACACTGAAAACCATGCAATTTTAGAATCCCATCAGCAAAGTCGCCAAGTTGTCTCACAGAaaccagaggagaaaaaaagaattgccTCTTCAGTATCAAGAAGACAACTCAGTTGTAGTTATCCAGATGATTTCGCTCCCAGGAACTCCCAACCCAACATTCAGACATCAAAGAGGCGGCAAGAGTTCTTGCTATTACCTCCTACATTACCAGCTAACGCACCAGCACAGACCCAGAGCCTTCGTCTACTGCACGCTCAGCCGGTTCAACACAGCCACATCACGTTCCCAAAACTATCCACACCGTCTTCTCCCTGGCCCTCTACTGTCATTTCAGCTCCGATGGGCGAAACACCTATGATCAAGCTTTTACATATAGAGTCTGGACCCAAAATGGTAAGCAATACTTCCATTATTTCAGAATTTTTAATTAGATATCACTATGTGTGGTTTTGTAATTTATGTACTGTCACAGATGAGGCCAGTGGCAGCTCCTGCCAGCCAGATGGCTCGTCTCATGTCTACAGAGGAGTTGACAAGTTCAGTGATCAGAAGGCAGAACACTGAAGACCATCGACTGCAACTTCTCCGAGTAGATCCACTCACTGACAGCGCTAAAAGGGCTACCACTTCTCCCAGGTCTAAAACCAGCAATAGGCAATCAGATATCTtagtttttgtgttattgtattttctttattcactaatcttactgtatgtttataggcagaagagaagagaagagaaggctGGGAGGGCAAGGAAAATAGGGGTCACATTCAGGCCAAATGAGTCTATTATCCCTGCACAAGAGGTAGAAAAATTAGTATGTCTGGTAGTAGAAAAGTTTCATAATATTGATGGGTGCATGTTACATCACCATAATTTGTTTGTGCCAATATATTTGCAGCCAGCAGAAGAGCCTGTAAATGAAGAGGCTGCAGCTGTAGAAGAGACCACCTCTGGAAGGGACATTGCCGTCCCACTTGGTTAGTATCATATGCATCCCTGAGCATGCCCACTTTTTTAATGgataaatcaataaattgtATATTCCAGGTGTTTAGGCATAAAATGACTAACTTGCCAGTACTAGATTTCAAAGGCAAGCCTGAGATCTGCATTTTGCAGCTTCAGTTTTAAAATGGTTGACATAAGAGGGAGGGCACATCACCTGCCTGGGCTTCATACATAGGTTCTTTGATGGCTCAGCACTGATCACCTTCTAATGAAATGCATAAGAATCAAgtttaatttaaacttcaaGGTAATCACATGAGCAAAATGAACTGAGCTGAAAATGAATTGAACTTAATGTAATCTCCTTTGAACTAGGAATGAAATAAAGTTATTAACCAATATAATACCATTGGGCTGTTGGTTATATTTAACGTTCAGGATCCTTTGAGTCTTTACTGACTGGTCAGAGATTATTGGACAAAGCTATGTCCACTTCAGCTGAGCTCCATGCCTTTGCTTCTACATGTAAAAGACCCCCAGAGTGCCATGATGCTTTCACCAACACAGACCCAGGTGAGTTGGGATTTATACAGTATTAATATTGGTTAAAATTGATCTACTCTTGTTATCAATCAGACACTAGTAACATCAACTGGATTTCCATGTTGTCTGAGCAAGTAACATGCTGACTCTTTTTCAGCATGTCCTCCAACCCTTGTGGATAAAGCTGTTTCTGCCTCTGTAACTCTTAGTAGCCCTACAAGTAAGTTCATTTGAAATTTCAGATACActgctttttactttttgtatatATAATGAAGATctgaatgttgtgtgtgtttccctaTCCAGCACAAAGTTCAGGGAATTTAAAAGTTTGTAGTGAACATACTGCTCAAGACACAAAAGAGACCCcagaagaagcagagaagaTTCTGGTAAGAGGACAGAAGTATAAGGTTGACACTGCAGTACATATGGACAGTACATCATTTGAGTGCAGTGGGTGGTGCATGTGGACCCTAAGGCTGTGTCTCAATAGAGCTTTTCACTTAGTTAAATTATGTATGGAATACATTGTCTAGACTAGTGCCTAAAATTGTGTGTATTGGCCAAATGCTGTGTGTAAAATGATGTGTGTGCCCTGTTCACAAAATTGCATTATAAGAAGAGGTTACTTTAATTAGTGGACGCTATAATacactttctctgtctttgtctctcaggATCTGGGTGGCCGTCGATTCATTAGTGTGTTGGATCTAGAAGACAAAGCGCTGCATCATGATTTGCCACCCTGTTTCAGCCCAGGAATACAGGATGTACCTTCCATCAACCCTTCTTGCCCTACTTCTGCTAAGCTTCATGTTTTTGCAACTTCTGTTATTAGgagtgatgctgctgctgatccACAGCCCTCAGTGACAAGCACAGACAATCTCCTGAAACCCACTGCCCACCCATTCCTTCCTGAAGGTCTTATATACTTATGGCTTTGTGTTTAATATTATCAGACCTGTGGTCAATCACCATattaaaattattcaaatttggtctatatttttgttatatacTCTAGATATCCCCAAGGAGTCACTGTCACCCAGCCGCGGTGAGCCCAGTGGGAATCCAGACAGAGTCATTACACATGTCATGGCAGATCCATTTGAGTCTGAGATCTGTCAAGCCATAAAGATCCAGAGCACTGGACCTCAAAGAATCTCATCCACACCTCCTTCAGTCTGGTTCTCCTCTCGCCTGTCAGAGCTGGATGCCCAGTTGGGTGCACTACAGAACATTGCAGACCACCTTGAGATGGACTTCTCTAACTCCAGGATGGTACATATAtctgttatttttgtatttattctgcTTATATTTACAATGATGGCTAAGTTTATAATTTAACTTGTTGGGCTGCCagatatatatgtaatatatatgttCTTGCTTGTCCTGCTTTATGTCTGAGTAGTTGGTGAACACTATTGAAAAGCTCACCCCAGTCTTGGCTTCAGATGTGAGGGGTAccactgcagtaaaaaaaactgtCCGACTCTTTGTCCCACAGGAAGGTATGACCTATGACTCTTTAATTCTAATCAATTCATTAAAATCCATACAAAATAAAGCAACCAAGCTGCAGCTCTAGTAGAATTAAAAACAACCTGCACAAAATTAACATCATTTGTATATCCTCTATCTGCACCAGCTTGGAGACCACGACCTGACATTTTAACTGAATCAAATGCCTATGAAGAGAGTGAAGAAAATCAGAAAGATGAATATCTGCTCCATTATTCCTCTTCTCCTCAGAGTCAAAGAGCTGGTCATTCCAACCTTCAGAGCCCTCTAAGTAAAGATGCAGTTTCCTGATAAGATATTactgttaaacattttattactgCATTTATAAATTATTAGTAAATGGAAAACATTAAACAATGCTGAAGGCTGAAGTGAAAAGAAATGTCGATTTTATAACTTTTCCAGTTATGggacaataataaaaataaaacagtgcagttttagtttttgccACGAGTTAACAGATTAAAGTTCTGTATTATTGTCTCATGCCATGTTTAACTCTAGTTGATTTAGATGGATTCTTTATTCTTTTCTAGTCAGATAAATGGTTGTTTTTTACAGTAAGGTCAAAATGTTAAGTTACGTTTTCACCTTTGTAATCTTTGTATTGTTCCCACAGATATCAATGATCAGTTAACTGAAGCATCTGGAATATCTCATGTGTAAGTGTCAGTTTAATTTAAGGTCTTATAACCATGTTGACAGTTAGATTACCATTTGTGGCGCTTCCACTTCACAATACACTTCACTCAATTTTACCTGTCAATCTTTAGATGGGCAGATGAGAATCTGAGTCAGACCGGGCTATCTGATACCGCAGAAATCTTACACGAGTTGGTAAAGGAAGGGTATTTATCGCCAACTGAACTGGATTTGTCCGCTTCACAAACTGCACAGCATAGCAGGTATTGTATCTAATGCAAATGAGTGTTTTTCCAACAGCTACTGTAAGTATCTCTTAGCTGAAAAGTAATGTGATAAACATTCCACAGGGTGGATCAGCAGCAAAATACCTGGATGTCGCAGAAACCTGTCCTACCAGAAGACGAGAGGAGGGAGCTGAGGATCTGGATGAGAAGGAAACAGAGGGAAAGACTAGCTGTTtatcaaaaacacagagagagcctgagagagagggagcgcaAACCTTTCTCTGGAACAGTGGTAAGATATGGTTTCCTTTTTATTAGAACTGATACtacactgcatgttttttttaagattttataaTCAGTGTTCACCTGCTATGTGTGCTTTCAGGAGAAatcaacaaacagaaatgaagcaAGGACCAGAGAGGACAAAGAAAAGTAAGTACACATTTATATCTGTCCATACAAAACATGCTTGTGTGTAACTTGTTTCCATCCTGTTTAATAGGTTAATGCTTCTGGAACAATACAACCAGAGGACCAGTGATGCTTGTTCTTTGGTCAGTGACTTGCCAGTCAGTCCTCCGACCCTGCACAGTTTATTGAAGACTGAAGTTGCTCCAATGCCCACAACCACACGGTCCACCTCTGCTCCATTCTCTGGCAACACTTACAGGTATCTCCTGCAACAGTAATCTGACCAGGCTCTGGTCTCATTAAACAGTAATTGTACTCTGATCTAGCATTTAACCTAGTCCTTAATGATTTATGAATTATTCCACAATGTGTAGAATCAGTACAAACCCAAGcctgttttgcatgtttgtttaacATGGATTTGTCTGGATTTAGTAATGGGGGCAATATCTTTTTCTTAGGACTTACTCTGTATCTGCTCATGATAAAAGAAGTCTGAAGTCTCAGTCAGGTCAAACTCAGCCCCACCTTCATCCATGGACTTCTGAGGGGCAGGGCAGTCCTTCAGAAGATCGCC
Proteins encoded in this window:
- the cplane1 gene encoding ciliogenesis and planar polarity effector 1, which translates into the protein MELKLEVVLSSSIKRKKPWPRFCWLGQEKESVFLLDNKRISEINMVTGRTKKRTPKLHPLLNSVVTMASSHNGMWLCGLLVSGELFLWNRDKDLLKTTESATEIVEIIEGNATTLSLQVSGDGMRVLLVATIGKVFLWECVDIRSLMGVRDGIVKGQWAHLQPLEGTILPSLQDKEASQHTIFVKTEAMGDASLSAFIFTSGKKLIITCLKIQWEEGHVRVGSTGYSIHWATKTYPMSHLTPPCQPVKSRGALVPAFSPDGQLLAIVLNQRQPKATQVLFVSTHNFVSISSGLGGCGSKKMEIPSKYIRSYWVGSVSWSSDSLFLACVLKRGSLLMLARLGGLLTLRSSGCNIDFGPAHFLPLHPLVTYWPPVSAGKGEASLSSSSLSVRDVLRQRYSVTWHPRLLYLIVSDGYMATVMRVLDRPSPAMLLKTLLKDTSKDLEKASRTLDKSKIHVRAWLESVSCLNLSSPEMFNPIVTHGPNNTNPVISASIDGSTLPLFLQDQWTLGGNKELLEKVQTFFEDDSDLDGPPAGSHVEDRGRLEFASMFDTLHALDTPTDTSFVTDLDYENDSFETEKKTSVLYRELGKIQTKLLTAWAFGMSLGNAVEHRIRLLKHNLYCVVRFAALLHLIPSSVVHAGKKNNSVSTCLLRLLKALLALLPWDCTHSDGPPCLGLMVELCKKLVHLMLTPCPESDQVNHYELSSQTLSTSLVILQLVSDSLDHTYSLQQSAFWSSAENGSLSQPPQLWPSDVHHVPLLQDEKEEKPSFLHQTQPVPQRPSSRLFRVWQWLYEMTRQYMEELKTLKGCDGWEEEWQQLSILMSQIQTALQATGEKLEDDPALLSHPGEHLFLCGMYAESADAWRLQVCEKSNKSGNRSVFQETRFCLAILYSLLSQYRLREAQELGDHMACLILHRAGHKTDNVTCITESLPCQWLPVDLHSDTACAVVQSLGRFMASYFTNQPLYILPPHNVAVLPPLHLPYAPTVGRLVPMCQEEVARAVRLQHLSEVWTVDYAQDLLLLGGLLPETVWMAYHLGDWKTAVCLSLAYTSYCTEHFNFTRLKRREMHLTTDLELESIFQAELECLLANKSDSQDQRDENGDMSFTDPLEGEDQDLLQVSIQEILKASIMAGVNVMSSPLSSLLDTAKDLCSCLPALVPSGLYLPSPPLYCPQPSPNTQDPIGMLGQFAEVASRHKVSGVLQRLLLLLRSACCCQPAAQWYISQLRRARHLLHKIKKKYSYPSADEEEKAFPEGLMKYVSRSGFFRWGPNKDGHLDPDTIQTIICFRELCGLCWMLHVRDQLSISCRKYQAARQHGRDEQIPDDSEVRSTCVDALHWACRFLPFSRFLNAEEILQDILLSLMSELPPVSLVADTLVRAFPEEEESVRVPLREKYNSMLQRLGQSTVVDGEKEEVNEVMMILIQDRCRQRRKHLGRLQRHLSPLELHLWEKEEEEEDRGSKHGMATLGQFSLGTSLSTSTLTDCGFPSVCSDGDAAEKTYETLSPEQNCKPKTRGKNPEKVEVKKHAKKTAVKTKNIIEEETHPDGAKGNEQSSLPVVGTWEFELEDEEYLNFLELFLSYVLEKDGADGGEAGSELPLLKGFSSQLKERELHSLTFDVLTTIHRRQREGHHSGRKHWSNDPPVFRAGCCYKPIKQGTRNEPQTSFIWSEAAFSRTSLPVSSFPGLRTGSQKGLFGPRQQSSAPSAQRMKKGLSGSETSPIQSSFAMPQPSENLIFNSSTSVKAVIGLQQDLDPKLEAQFPELGRLLEWMVRWADKRVLLGHHGKKKKERGGGVGGTAEEGVVIRVRASAPAILISLSLLEPRYTTLLGTEHCGDHIQVPETQWTVAPVLQPEVDRKLERESSVDTGYPGSANTPITGLDHNLQQGESSIGSHTDEPEELTFQRTPLPNDQDQLISNIEMKQSSLQHPSLDDLDVTPEKEGKSSDSEGLEISSSVSHGNISGFETSLKLADLDLSENAEDLTSSISLHSHYTNQQAHPHPEPQAFSSVQPEASVHAALSHSSEVLLPNPPVEPPSFHSQDSTAGVATAVPTPPSQPLLSEAPPMRERLGEDLFRLVKHINYMSLMEVLGASFSNLQLAQQSSSLVQSNMNTSQPNVPLSHTTNFIPQPVRAQTQAYVPNSTSSNPQFSQTPAYMIAGQNSKKTCSASGESANYQKMQPLSVQAVSPETQFKESKRLISSSQGLLATSDITHAIPNTPEVVHCNGSIQNDPVPQVLGLKLLHLHHSQMPQQTALHYPQAQGHQTLHTENHAILESHQQSRQVVSQKPEEKKRIASSVSRRQLSCSYPDDFAPRNSQPNIQTSKRRQEFLLLPPTLPANAPAQTQSLRLLHAQPVQHSHITFPKLSTPSSPWPSTVISAPMGETPMIKLLHIESGPKMMRPVAAPASQMARLMSTEELTSSVIRRQNTEDHRLQLLRVDPLTDSAKRATTSPRQKRREEKAGRARKIGVTFRPNESIIPAQEPAEEPVNEEAAAVEETTSGRDIAVPLGSFESLLTGQRLLDKAMSTSAELHAFASTCKRPPECHDAFTNTDPACPPTLVDKAVSASVTLSSPTTQSSGNLKVCSEHTAQDTKETPEEAEKILDLGGRRFISVLDLEDKALHHDLPPCFSPGIQDVPSINPSCPTSAKLHVFATSVIRSDAAADPQPSVTSTDNLLKPTAHPFLPEDIPKESLSPSRGEPSGNPDRVITHVMADPFESEICQAIKIQSTGPQRISSTPPSVWFSSRLSELDAQLGALQNIADHLEMDFSNSRMLVNTIEKLTPVLASDVRGTTAVKKTVRLFVPQEAWRPRPDILTESNAYEESEENQKDEYLLHYSSSPQSQRAGHSNLQSPLNINDQLTEASGISHVWADENLSQTGLSDTAEILHELVKEGYLSPTELDLSASQTAQHSRVDQQQNTWMSQKPVLPEDERRELRIWMRRKQRERLAVYQKHRESLRERERKPFSGTVEKSTNRNEARTREDKEKLMLLEQYNQRTSDACSLVSDLPVSPPTLHSLLKTEVAPMPTTTRSTSAPFSGNTYRTYSVSAHDKRSLKSQSGQTQPHLHPWTSEGQGSPSEDRRRRLGLHRPVAALPRDRLSQVTRRGMLTDTKKHTKLHTASQTEERTVGYKRKTGVSKNPSRGTAVGRAIQMVKTRMEDRGDLKLSESTTEMNMLLGLEESETNTVLARLLDGDDGSVADVSGMDWLDNVSMSGSSSLSKIDWAAIEKMVAAEEA